One part of the Eleginops maclovinus isolate JMC-PN-2008 ecotype Puerto Natales chromosome 14, JC_Emac_rtc_rv5, whole genome shotgun sequence genome encodes these proteins:
- the mogat3a gene encoding 2-acylglycerol O-acyltransferase 1 isoform X2 — MKLQFAPLNVPLQRRLQTAAALQWVFSFLALAQVCLAAFVLLLLSDWWMLAVLYAGWLWLDGDTPTSGGRRSHWVRSWRLWELFRDYFPLRLLKTVDLDPKKNYIFGFHPHGVLVAGGFCNFCTEASGFSQMFPGLTPHLLMLPFWFRVPLFRDYIMCGGLVSSSKSSLSHLISRPGGGNVAVIAVGGAAESLEARPGALKLQILNRKGFIKLALKHGAQLVPVFSFGENELFDQMQNPSGSPLRRLQNRLQSIMGVALPLFHARGVFQYSFGLMPYRKPIHTLVGKPIPVVQTPSPSSEDIKGLHQIYLQSLTDLFEQNKEKYGLNKHQHLTFI, encoded by the exons CTCAGGTGTGTCTGGCAGCCTTTGTGCTGctcctgctctctgattggtggaTGCTGGCCGTGCTGTATGCTGGTTGGCTGTGGTTGGACGGGGACACGCCCACCAGCGGGGGTCGCAGGTCTCATTGGGTGAGGAGCTGGAGATTGTGGGAGCTCTTCAGGGACTACTTCCCCCTCAGG CTGCTGAAAACTGTGGATCTGGATCCAAAGAAGAACTACATCTTCGGGTTCCATCCTCATG gtgtaCTGGTAGCGGGGGGGTTCTGTAACTTCTGTACCGAGGCCTCAGGGTTCTCCCAGATGTTTCCTGGTCTCACCCCCCACCTGCTGATGCTGCCCTTCTGGTTCAGAGTGCCTCTGTTCAGAGACTACATCATGTGTGGAG GCCTGGTGTCCAGCAGTAAGAGCAGCCTGTCTCACCTCATCAGTCGTCCAGGTGGAGGTAACGTGGCAGTGATAGCAGTGGGAGGGGCAGCGGAGTCTCTGGAGGCTCGACCCGGAGCCTTAAAGCTGCAG atccTGAACAGGAAGGGCTTTATCAAACTGGCTCTCAAAcacgg ggctcAGCTGGTTCCTGTCTTTTCCTTTGGGGAGAACGAGTTGTTTGATCAGATGCAGAACCCGAGTGGTTCTCCGCTCAGGAGGCTGCAG AACCGGTTGCAGAGCATCATGGGAGTGGCTTTGCCTCTGTTTCACGCCAGAGGGGTTTTCCAGTACAGCTTCGGCCTGATGCCCTACAGGAAGCCCATCCACACC ctagt TGGGAAGCCCATCCCAGTGGTCCAGACTCCCAGTCCCAGCTCCGAGGACATCAAGGGTCTGCATCAGATTTACCTGCAGAGTCTGACCGACCTGTTCgaacagaacaaagaaaaatacgGCCTCAACAAACACCAGCACCTCACCTTCATATGA